aacgctagtatatcaaaaacagagttttggatcaacggcaattttatgtgcttatgagatattgtaggcgattgttggaattttaggttaggcccaaggcccaatctgaaattaattcttggaaaatctcaaaagcccattcatggagtgggatgaggaagtgagattagtcccaccttgctagtttagggggaattggaccaatatataaggtatgttggttctcacctcttgagcaggtgagcaaggaaaatccccacgcgcgctcctcctcctccgctcgcctcgacGCGACGCGACGCGCGTTTCTTGGATCGATTTTGATTTtgagttcgagttcgagccgtgctTATAtttttggcagtcggaatccgttgcggacgcgtaacaaatcccgataattgtggagttggttttggtttcctaaaccgaaccaaAGTCCAcatgcgtgcctatataataagacgaccGCGGCCTCCGGACGGACCACGCCACAACTCTAGCCGTCATgtccacgatccaatctcactgttcgccgccaactgctactccatcccgtcgactgcatgcacagatcgccgggagagcaggcctccggaaccccgaccttcgaaaTCCTgtccgggagacggtcgataaggtttttggggagcgttctcacgcgactgctcgcttcttcacgtccctgtttcgtcggcatcttcgtcaccaatggccgacgtcctcggagatcccgcggctcaggctgccgctctagctcagcagcagcaggctgcacaactccaagcacagcagcaggctgcccaactccaagcccagacaactgctgctgcacaggcgcaagcaTAGGCGCTGCCCGCTGTCCAGGAGGTAATCAAggctgctgctactgccggcgtgaacatcgacgccgccagactcgtcaccgacctcaacaaacaaacacaagaaaagagtacatcactgtacgtaatctgctctttcttgttgattttgattagtagttctattattcatgccatgaaattagatgagttttattgctgtgccttgctatttaatttgtctagtttgtatgatataatatgttacatgttttacacattgtTTTTGAGATTAAATATTCgtcgaaattacctaattactCAGCACAATCTGCCTCGTAGATCCAGTGTGGTGTCGTTACACTGGAGAGATAAATCCACTTGTCTGTTTGTCTGTTGGTGGCCGGGCGCCTACAACAGGTTCTTTAAAGAATATattatagttttttttttgcaaaatggtgAACAACATAAAAGAGTACATAGTTGCGCGTTGGAATATATCATTAGTTCGAATATAACAACATAAAAGAGTACATAGCTCCACTGCTCCAGTGCTTCTTTGCCGTGTAAGCTCACTTCATCCTTAAATGTTTTTTTGCCTCCTTTTGTTTGCAAGATAACATTAGTTTGAATGAACCATGTATGGTGAtctgctcctctgctcctCCAGGGTGTTTATTCTCATGATATATTCTTGGAACTTTAGCTTCAACTTAAACGAGTGGTTGTTCTAACAACATGCTCTTTCCTCTTTCACCGGGCACCAGGGAGAAAAAGTATCTGCTGTCAAAGAAATGCAGATAGGACCCTTCAAGAGCACTTAGCGATGTTGCAGCTATAGTGCAGTTCGGTTCTTGCTTTTGAGCTAGTTCAAATTTCTGTGATGCCTAATGCATTTGCTCTCTAGAGAGTTCatctgtttcttttcttttcaatgaACCTTTTCTTCTACTTTTCTTTTGGGAAGAGATGTGTTAATGGTTGTATTGGATATACAATGGAGAccggtgattttttttttgacgattTATAGATTAACTGTTGGAATGGAGACTGGTTATATtaaatgtgattttttttaatccctATTTATCCATTAGTGTCGGGCGTGGTGGGATACCGTCACGGAAAATATGGTTCATCACTGTCGGGCATTGTGACCGCCAGTGATTGGCACAAGTATACAGTGACGGGTGGCCAGCCCACCACTGATGGCGATTCCCGTCCGACACTGATGAAGTGATCTGTAGTAGTGTATCCTGTGTCGCCCGAAAGACCAGTACTGTGTGAGTTGGGGATCCAAGATCTTCATGCCAAATGTGTTACTTTATCGACCAAATGGCTTTGGAGCTTGTCAACAAGGAAGATATTTGGCAAGGCTTGTTGCCCAACAAAGTACCTGGGTCCTGAGACGCATTTGCAAGTGGATTGGAGACCGGGATAACTTTCGATGGAAACCTCGCTCCATCAAAAATGGCCAATTCTCGGTTAAGCCGTTGTATTTAGCTTTGGTGCATCGTGATGTCCCAATTGCAAGTCATTGTGAAAATGAGaaattaccttttttttttttaaaaaagttcCTTCGATATTTGTGTCCTGGTGTTATTGTCACAAAGGACAATCTGAATAAAAGGAAGTCGAAGTAAAGCAtgctgtttttatttttctttcctttttgactTGGCTTGGgctgtcatttttttttttggatatgAGGGAATTGCCGGTCTGACTTGGGTTGTACAGGCCGATAATGCGGCGTTAAAtcataaaaatattaaaatatatTCTCATATAGAATTTCGATAATACTGCCATGACCAATAGATTGTGATATTGAATTATTGGAGATGACCCGGGACGACTGTCGCCCATGCATGTCTCTCGCGCAGGGCACCTTGCGAGCGAACCCCGCATCCCGTTCTCCTTTTACGCTTCGATGGAGGCGAGCCGCAAAGGATCCCTGCCCCTAGCTAGGCACCTCGTGCCAAGTTGGAGCAGGCCGGCTGGCTGCGAGAGACAGAGATAGACGCATGAGCATATGATGGATTGCTGGAAGCAATcgatggagcagctgcagCTAGCTGCATGTCTCTGTCCCTGATCATCTCATCTCGTCGTCTCATCTGATCTCAGCTTCAGCTCCATCAGTCTCACACAGTAGCGCGCATGCAGTACTCCCCCAGCACCACTTCTCCCAGAAGGAAGCAAGCTGCCGCGCGAGCGGGGGCCACACGCCTGTCGCTGACACCGTACGTCCCAGATTCGTCGAATCCACCATTAACTCCTCACACCCACCTCCCCCAACCACGCAGACACCAGAACCAGAACCAGACACCCAGCAGTATAAAGCAAGCGCTTGCCCAAGAGCAGCGACTAGCGAGGCAGCAGCCTACTCCACACTTGGTGCTCTTCCATCCTCTCAGTCGCCCCCACGAGGTAGAGTAATATTAATGAAACCCTCCCACTAGTACCAGCTACTGATCCTTCCATTCCTTTGGTTCTTGTGCCGTTCTGTGTGCGTGTGCGTCTTGATCGCTCAGTTCATCAGTTCGTTCCTTGTGTAGCTTCCAGCATTAACTAATGTACGTCGTTTTCTTTCTTGGCTCAGTGGTGTCGAGATCGTCGGTGGGGATCGATGGAGCGGTACGGGCTGCTGGGCACGCGtgaggaggagctgccgcCGGGGTTCCGTTTCCACCCGACGGACGAGGAGCTCATCAGCTACTACCTCGCGCGCAAGGTGGCGGACGTGAACTTCTCGGGCGCCCGCGCCATCGCGGAGATCGACCTCAACAAGTGCGAGCCGTGGGAGCTCCCGGACAAGGCCAAGATGGGGGAGAAGGAGTGGTACTTCTACAGCCTCCGCGACCGCAAGTACCCGACGGGGCTGCGCACCAACCGCGCCACGGGGGCCGGATACTGGAAGGCCACGGGGAAAGACCGCGAGATCCGCAGCGCGCGCACCGGCGCACTCGTCGGCATGAAGAAGACCTTGGTGTTTTACCGTGGACGCGCCCCCAAGGGGGCCAAGACCCAGTGGGTCATGCACGAGTTCAGGCTCGACGGCAACTGCGCCTACCACTTCTTCTCCAACAACAACGCCACAAGGGTATTACTTCATCATTTTCTTTAGCTTCATCTTTCTTTGCTTCTCTTCCATGCCGTTCTCCTAGCTAGTACGTATATACtgttgcatttttctgattctaGTTTTAGGATTTTCCTTATCAATGCCGGGCTTTTAAaatctcttctttcctttggGGAAGTACTCCAGTCCAGTAGTACTAGACTAGTCGCGATGATGAGCTTTACTCTTGTGTGAAGTCATGGCTACGGGCTATAGCCAGTGGCGAGTAAAATAGCAGAGAGCAGGAGCCTCTGTATAATCTCTGTACGTGTGTGCAGATTACATGCGTAGATATGGCAAACGAGAGGCTCAAGTGCAGAGAAAGATTGGCTGCAGCGATACGAATCTTTTCTTGCTCAGTGATctcaatgcatgcatgcgtatgCATGCACAAGTTACTATATTCTCCCAGATGCGTAAATGCATGCCCATTTTGAATTACTAGAGTATCATTTTTTTACTTCGTCTTGTGGAACAAATCGGTCTCCTGGATCGGACagtcttttttcttgttttttttttgtgttcaCTTTGAGAAAGCGTAGCTAGCGATCGACTTGCTTCGCAGCAATGTTTTTCCGTGTTTCCGGGGTACATTGATTTCGTCATGTGAAAATGCTATTACTGCTCCTACCTAAACAAACATTTACTTAATTTCAAATAAAGGCGTTTCCTTTTCAGAATAGAAAAACTAAAGAACATACACCTGAAAGCAGCTCGCAGCAGTATCCGTCGGCTGTAGCAGCCATATTGATTAAACAACGTTTTTGCTTACACACGTAGTACCCATTTCGATGCTGACCAATGTGTATGTATCCAGGACGAGTGGGTGATAGCCAAGATCTTCGTGAAGCCCGGcgcgctccccgccgcccgcaacaAGCTCGCCCGCTTCGGCCTGCAGGgcagcaccggcggcgccgacaCGTCCTGCTTCTCCGACTCCACCACCTCCGTCTCcatcggctgcggcggcgggggcggggatACCACCACCAACACCAGCTCGTTATTCGCGGCCGCGGCCGACGGCGAGAGCAgctcctgcggcggcggcaacaacaacaactgcGGCCGTGAGCTCGTGCCCTGCTTCTCCACTGGCGCCCACATGGACGCCACCCTCCTCGGCATCGGCCAGTACGACCCGGCCCCGCTGGCCATGGAGCAGCCGCCGGCCTTGTACCAGCTGAGCGCGGCCCGCTCTGTGCAGGACAACCTCCTGTtcctctccggcggcggcctgcagTCCGGCCTAGTGTCCCCGCTTGGCGTCGGCGGAGGGGCTTTTCAGTACTGGCCGACGTCGTCCGGCTACGACATGAAGCCCCCGCAGATGGCCGTCGGCCCCGGCCAGCTTGACGGCTCCTTCGGCTGGGGCTTCTAGGCTCATTGCCTGGTTCTGTGCTAAGTATGTCTCCATCTGCTATCTTATCAGTATATGCATGTGTTAGCCAAGTACGTAGGTGGTGTTATCATGCCGTAGTTTAAGTTTGGGTAATGCTCTCTCTGTGGTCGATCGATCGTGGCTGCCGGATCGATGATCACGACTTCGTAATATGGATCA
This is a stretch of genomic DNA from Brachypodium distachyon strain Bd21 chromosome 1, Brachypodium_distachyon_v3.0, whole genome shotgun sequence. It encodes these proteins:
- the LOC100821586 gene encoding protein CUP-SHAPED COTYLEDON 1 codes for the protein MERYGLLGTREEELPPGFRFHPTDEELISYYLARKVADVNFSGARAIAEIDLNKCEPWELPDKAKMGEKEWYFYSLRDRKYPTGLRTNRATGAGYWKATGKDREIRSARTGALVGMKKTLVFYRGRAPKGAKTQWVMHEFRLDGNCAYHFFSNNNATRDEWVIAKIFVKPGALPAARNKLARFGLQGSTGGADTSCFSDSTTSVSIGCGGGGGDTTTNTSSLFAAAADGESSSCGGGNNNNCGRELVPCFSTGAHMDATLLGIGQYDPAPLAMEQPPALYQLSAARSVQDNLLFLSGGGLQSGLVSPLGVGGGAFQYWPTSSGYDMKPPQMAVGPGQLDGSFGWGF